One region of Juglans regia cultivar Chandler chromosome 4, Walnut 2.0, whole genome shotgun sequence genomic DNA includes:
- the LOC109013773 gene encoding UPF0481 protein At3g47200-like, with amino-acid sequence MAGSGEHVISMEELLSKKVNVVITEAGETSRGSDNSGLRRRIIEIGEEACELKKKRFEKLRKSAPDDHPSINTPNGGQKATPKIQKVPLLLQDHKHFDKYFKPRIVAIGPIHHGEPKYKRAEAYKLRMASYFVKDSGRKDEILYDIVEKNIEQLRQCFDDKVTEKYSDQALAWMLFVDGCAILQSIHCAVSQNCKDWKMKYDLMAFATQDLFLLENQLPYQLLVDLTNSSTKKVELEKSITDFINQQAYGKLQSSQNGLPTTERPIHLLDLLRTKIMKGNPQSTNGSIKAGDKSKRKKLKNWIQSFLLRDDSKQNGERLKWTYRNVEELRSAGIYMRCNDSDDPLTTIRFKRLLGNFYPGYLWLSLITVDDAMGPKFLNLIAYEMCPDFDNEFEITSYILFLDTLIDNVNDVVELRNKGILKNCLGSDEEVARLFNEIGTDLVPDPDAYGDVKDAIQRHYDAKWMNWIAEALHEHFRSPWTFMAFSAAIIVLSLTFIQTWFAFKEARGNSRPRVRR; translated from the coding sequence ATGGCCGGAAGTGGGGAGCATGTTATTTCCATGGAGGAGTTGCTTTCGAAAAAGGTTAATGTTGTCATAACCGAAGCTGGTGAAACAAGCAGAGGCAGCGACAATTCCGGCCTGCGGAGGCGGATCATTGAAATCGGCGAGGAAGCCTGCGAGCTGAAAAAAAAGAGGTTTGAGAAACTGCGGAAATCAGCCCCAGATGATCATCCCAGTATTAATACGCCAAATGGAGGTCAAAAGGCTacaccaaaaatacaaaaggttCCGCTGTTGCTGCAAGATCACAAACATTTCGACAAGTATTTCAAGCCAAGGATAGTTGCAATCGGTCCCATCCATCATGGTGAGCCAAAATACAAGCGAGCCGAGGCGTACAAGCTTAGAATGGCATCCTACTTCGTCAAAGACAGTGGTAGAAAGGATGAGATTTTGTACGACATTGTTGAGAAGAACATCGAGCAACTGAGGCAGTGTTTTGACGACAAGGTGACCGAGAAATATAGCGATCAGGCCCTCGCCTGGATGCTGTTTGTGGACGGGTGTGCAATATTACAGTCCATCCATTGTGCTGTTAGCCAAAACTGCAAAGACTGGAAAATGAAATACGATCTGATGGCCTTTGCGACACAGGATTTGTTCTTGTTGGAGAATCAACTTCCTTATCAGCTCCTTGTGGATTTGACGAATTCCAGCACAAAGAAAGTTGAATTGGAGAAGTCCATTACAGATTTCATTAATCAGCAAGCATACGGTAAGTTGCAGTCGAGCCAGAATGGATTACCGACTACGGAAAGGCCGATCCATCTTCTCGATCTCCTCCGGACGAAAATCATGAAAGGCAATCCACAAAGTACTAACGGCTCAATTAAAGCTGGCGACAAAAGCAAACGTAAGAAGCTGAAAAACTGGATCCAATCATTTCTCCTAAGAGATGACAGCAAGCAGAACGGGGAACGATTAAAGTGGACTTATCGCAACGTGGAGGAGCTTAGATCAGCAGGAATCTATATGAGGTGCAATGATAGTGATGATCCCTTGACAACAATACGTTTTAAAAGATTACTCGGTAATTTCTACCCGGGATACCTATGGCTCTCTCTAATAACAGTTGATGACGCAATGGGGCCCAAGTTCTTGAACTTGATAGCCTACGAGATGTGTCCGGATTTCGACAACGAGTTTGAGATCACCTCATACATATTATTCCTGGATACACTCATTGATAACGTCAACGACGTAGTGGAGTTGAGGAATAAGGGAATACTCAAGAACTGCCTTGGCAGCGACGAGGAAGTGGCTCGACTCTTCAATGAGATCGGCACCGACTTGGTTCCTGACCCCGATGCATATGGGGATGTCAAAGATGCCATTCAGAGACACTACGATGCTAAGTGGATGAACTGGATTGCTGAAGCCCTCCACGAGCATTTCAGAAGCCCCTGGACATTTATGGCTTTTTCGGCCGCCATAATAGTACTCAGTCTAACTTTCATACAGACTTGGTTCGCATTCAAAGAAGCCAGAGGTAATTCCCGACCCCGAGTTCGGCGCTAG
- the LOC109013772 gene encoding uncharacterized mitochondrial protein AtMg00860-like, producing MGAVTQYSSGWDEQAVWKINCFWDREGLGWGHFKQVMEVLSANQLLAKLSKCTFGVPEVEYLGHVVLGEGVKANPNKVAFMLEWPTPTNLKALQGFLGLMGYYKKFIMNYGLIVAPLTALLKKDAFTWSPESTVAFQ from the coding sequence ATGGGTGCAGTTACACAATATTCCTCTGGTTGGGATGAACAAGCAGTATGGAAAATTAATTGCTTCTGGGATAGGGAAGGTCTAGGATGGGGTCATTTCAAACAAGTGATGGAAGTTCTTTCAGCAAACCAACTCTTAGCTAAGTTATCTAAGTGCACCTTTGGGGTGCCTGAAGTGGAGTATTTGGGGCATGTGGTGTTAGGGGAAGGTGTTAAGGCAAATCCTAATAAAGTGGCTTTTATGTTAGAGTGGCCAACCCCTACTAATTTAAAGGCACTACAAGGGTTCTTAGGATTGATGGGGTATTACAAAAAGTTCATTATGAACTATGGCCTAATAGTTGCACCCCTCACCGCTCTTCTCAAGAAAGATGCATTTACTTGGTCTCCCGAGTCAACTGTGGCATTTCAATAG
- the LOC118348147 gene encoding uncharacterized protein LOC118348147: protein MAPRGRRPRVPPSENNTVQDDNSEVLAAAATRFFQRMVNGDMVVGRTTQVGCTLEQFSHQHPPTFDGRLNSLDAESWIERMEQIFEVLYCTDDQKVKYATYHLTDMANKWWKSTRALVQLELGEAVPITWEYFKKIFLDHFFPQTLQESRARQFMDLTQGSMSVAQYATTFMELSRFASYLIPDEEKKAEKFERGLNRRIRERVRTLRIRSFTELVTRATIAEKDIQESIDYNNQRKRQQQQQLQPASHRDKRPCQDNGQRPREGETGWLPLCGKCSKRHAGKCLLGTGACFKCGKEGHHLRDCPGKNIATTQATRDGQKNMALARVFSLVQLRDTDVSANENTGNYFP from the coding sequence ATGGCACCTCGTGGAAGAAGACCACGCGTACCCCCCTCTGAGAACAATACCGTACAAGATGATAATTCAGAAGTACTCGCTGCTGCAGCGACACGTTTCTTTCAAAggatggtcaatggtgatatgGTGGTAGGTAGAACCACACAAGTAGGATGCACATTAGAACAGTTCTCCCACCAGCACCCACCTACTTTCGATGGTAGATTGAATTCCTTAGACGCGGAAAGCTGGATTGAACGTATGGAGCAAATTTTCGAAGTGCTTTACTGCACGGATGATCAGAAGGTGAAATATGCCACTTACCATTTGACTGACATGGCAAACAAATGGTGGAAGTCGACTCGGGCTTTGGTTCAGTTGGAATTGGGGGAAGCAGTCCCCATTACTTGGGAgtatttcaagaaaatctttttggaCCACTTCTTTCCGCAAACCCTTCAGGAGTCGAGAGCTCGCCAGTTTATGGATCTTACTCAAGGATCAATGTCGGTAGCACAGTATGCTACGACATTCATGGAGCTTTCCCGTTTTGCCAGTTACTTAATtccagatgaggaaaagaaagctgaaaagtttGAGCGCGGTCTGAATCGCAGGATTAGGGAGCGTGTACGTACTCTCAGGATTCGGAGTTTCACAGAACTAGTCACCCGTGCTACCATTGCTGAAAAAGACATTCAAGAAAGTAtcgattacaataatcaaagaaagcgacagcagcaacaacaactccaaccaGCATCACATAGGGATAAGAGGCCTTGTCAGGATAATGGACAACGGCCACGAGAGGGCGAGACAGGATGGCTTCCCCTATGTGGAAAGTGTAGTAAGAGGCATGCAGGGAAATGTTTGTTGGGAACCGGAGCATGTTTCAAGTGTGGGAAGGAAGGACACCATCTTCGAGACTGTCCTGGGAAGAACATAGCTACTACTCAAGCTACAAGAGATGGACAGAAGAATATGGCACTAGCTCGAGTTTTCTCCTTGGTACAGTTGCGTGACACCGATGTGTCCGCCAATGAGAACACTGGTAActattttccttaa